A stretch of Anolis sagrei isolate rAnoSag1 chromosome X, rAnoSag1.mat, whole genome shotgun sequence DNA encodes these proteins:
- the B3GNT8 gene encoding UDP-GlcNAc:betaGal beta-1,3-N-acetylglucosaminyltransferase 8, with translation MRGSRCLTVATALLTLVALKAYIEWTAEEEERFPTPHGASWHSNSITSAQPSKESLVFTPQHFNASMQQLRQSIPRANAYWNEKQHRIFRILEGDLESNASRDECLGSGAADRASKIKDFGSYSELYRNFILYDECRTFPLLINQPTKCTRVGKNHTFLLLAIKSLPGNFAARQAVRDTWGQEGAPGGLPVRTVFLLGTAQGRSGPRLQHLVEYESQLFGDILMWDFEDTFFNLTLKDNLFLSWTLEYCRHVSYILKGDDDVFINTPKVLDYLGTLDAQQPLYMGQVMANASPFRIRKSKYYVPESYYVGPYPSYAGGGGYIFSGSLARWLHFVSRHIAFYPIDDVYTGLCFRALGIRPETHPGFQTFDIAEKDREDPCVHSRLLLVHRRSPQQTLQLWKRIMDSELKC, from the coding sequence atgagaggCTCACGATGCCTCACAGTGGCCACTGCTCTTCTGACGCTAGTAGCCCTCAAGGCCTATATAGAGTGGACTGCTGAAGAGGAGGAGCGCTTCCCAACTCCCCACGGAGCCAGTTGGCACAGCAACTCCATCACATCCGCCCAGCCCTCAAAAGAGTCACTGGTATTCACCCCACAACACTTCAATGCTTCCATGCAACAGCTACGGCAAAGCATCCCAAGGGCCAACGCTTACTGGAACGAGAAACAGCATCGTATCTTTCGGATCTTGGAAGGTGACTTGGAAAGCAATGCTTCACGGGACGAATGTTTGGGTTCCGGAGCTGCAGACAGAGCGTCCAAGATCAAAGACTTTGGTTCCTACTCGGAGCTTTACAGGAACTTCATTCTGTACGACGAATGCCGGACTTTTCCACTCTTGATCAACCAGCCCACCAAGTGCACCCGAGTTGGCAAGAACCACACTTTCTTGCTCTTAGCCATCAAATCTTTGCCTGGAAACTTTGCTGCCCGCCAGGCTGTGCGGGACACGTGGGGACAGGAGGGTGCCCCTGGCGGGTTACCCGTCCGCACCGTTTTCTTGTTAGGCACGGCCCAGGGCCGGTCTGGACCTCGCTTGCAACATCTAGTGGAGTACGAGAGCCAGCTTTTTGGGGACATCTTGATGTGGGACTTTGAGGACACCTTCTTCAACTTGACCCTGAAGGACAACCTCTTCCTCAGCTGGACGCTGGAGTACTGCCGACATGTCAGTTACATTTTGAAAGGGGACGATGACGTTTTTATCAACACACCCAAGGTCTTGGACTACTTGGGGACTTTAGATGCTCAACAACCACTGTACATGGGGCAAGTGATGGCAAATGCTTCGCCGTTCCGCATCCGCAAGAGCAAGTACTATGTGCCGGAATCGTACTACGTGGGTCCTTACCCGTCCTATGCCGGAGGTGGTGGCTACATTTTCTCTGGATCACTAGCCCGATGGCTCCACTTTGTATCTCGGCACATAGCCTTCTACCCTATCGATGATGTTTACACAGGGCTCTGCTTTCGAGCCTTGGGCATCCGCCCCGAGACTCACCCAGGCTTCCAGACTTTCGATATTGCAGAGAAGGACCGCGAGGACCCTTGTGTACACAGCAGGTTGCTCTTGGTGCATCGACGTAGCCCTCAGCAGACACTTCAGCTCTGGAAACGAATCATGGACTCAGAACTCAAGTGCTGA